In a single window of the Pseudogemmatithrix spongiicola genome:
- the rbfA gene encoding 30S ribosome-binding factor RbfA has protein sequence MPPRDPRRADRVGEAVREEVAAFLARDAKDPRLTGLVTVTAVEMARDLRHATVYVSVMGDEAAKASTVEALAGMAPHLRGRVGRALRLQFAPELTFRLDESVQRAARIETLLAQIKRDEPAPDGDA, from the coding sequence ATGCCACCACGGGATCCGCGCCGCGCTGACCGCGTCGGCGAAGCGGTGCGTGAGGAAGTCGCGGCGTTCTTGGCGCGGGATGCCAAGGACCCGCGCCTCACGGGGCTCGTCACGGTGACGGCGGTCGAGATGGCCCGCGACCTCCGGCACGCGACCGTGTACGTGAGCGTCATGGGGGACGAGGCCGCCAAGGCCAGCACCGTCGAGGCGCTCGCCGGCATGGCGCCGCATCTCCGCGGTCGCGTCGGCCGCGCGCTGCGCCTGCAGTTCGCGCCCGAACTCACGTTCCGTCTCGACGAGTCGGTGCAGCGCGCCGCACGCATCGAGACCCTGCTTGCCCAGATCAAGCGTGACGAGCCCGCGCCCGACGGCGACGCCTGA
- the truB gene encoding tRNA pseudouridine(55) synthase TruB — MTSPRPTATPDGLLLVDKPAGVSSHDVVNAARRAIGERRIGHAGTLDPFATGLLVLLVGRATRLLPHLPDEPKVYEARIAFGVETDTEDLLGQPVREAALPTRAALLAVLPRFVGRIDQVPPAYSAKRIDGQRAYALARAGAAVELKPVPITVHRWELLAVDEDAEGRVRSVDARITCGGGTYVRSLARDLARAVDSAAHLAALRRVRTGPFDVADAVTLEDLRERRAALRPALAALPGFPVQRLSDDELAKIVRGIDVAATVPGPWGALVRADDDILVALAERRHGAGSSEGERWQPRVVMREA, encoded by the coding sequence GTGACGAGCCCGCGCCCGACGGCGACGCCTGACGGCCTGCTGCTCGTGGACAAGCCGGCGGGCGTGTCCTCGCACGATGTCGTGAACGCCGCACGGCGTGCCATCGGCGAGCGCCGCATCGGCCACGCCGGGACGCTCGACCCCTTCGCCACCGGCCTGCTCGTGCTACTCGTTGGCCGCGCCACGCGCCTGTTGCCGCATCTGCCCGACGAACCCAAGGTCTACGAGGCGCGCATCGCCTTCGGGGTCGAAACCGACACTGAAGACCTGCTCGGACAGCCCGTGCGCGAGGCCGCGCTGCCCACACGTGCCGCGCTCCTCGCGGTCCTGCCGCGATTCGTCGGGCGCATCGACCAGGTGCCGCCCGCGTATTCAGCCAAGCGCATCGACGGCCAGCGCGCCTACGCGCTGGCCCGCGCCGGCGCCGCGGTCGAGCTCAAGCCCGTGCCCATCACCGTGCACCGCTGGGAGCTCCTCGCCGTGGACGAGGATGCCGAGGGCCGCGTGCGCAGCGTCGACGCGCGCATCACGTGTGGCGGCGGCACCTACGTGCGATCGCTCGCCCGCGACCTCGCCCGTGCGGTCGACAGCGCGGCGCACCTCGCGGCGCTGCGTCGCGTCCGCACCGGGCCCTTCGACGTCGCCGACGCCGTCACGCTCGAGGACCTGCGCGAGCGCCGCGCGGCGCTGCGACCGGCGCTCGCCGCGCTCCCCGGCTTTCCGGTGCAGCGCCTCAGCGACGACGAACTCGCGAAGATCGTCCGCGGCATCGATGTCGCCGCGACGGTGCCCGGTCCCTGGGGCGCCCTGGTGCGTGCGGACGACGACATCCTCGTCGCGCTGGCCGAACGGCGTCACGGCGCGGGCTCCTCAGAGGGCGAGCGCTGGCAGCCGCGGGTGGTGATGCGTGAGGCCTGA
- a CDS encoding bifunctional riboflavin kinase/FAD synthetase, whose translation MRPDPAFGLPPEVRGTVCTIGTFDGVHRGHQLVLQRLAERARSHGLPAVLVTFEPHPLEVVNPAAAPPLLTLGDEKSEVLAESPLDYVVVLPFTPTLARYEAPDFVDHVLIARLGVRELLIGYDHGFGRGRSGDADVLRGLGASRGFDVSVVEAVQGSDGRPISSTSIRRAIAGGDLTRAADGLGRAYSIGGIVRPGDRRGRTLGFPTLNLGAPSPRKLLPPEGVYAVRVQTPRGTFGGMMNLGPRPTFGDAATALEVHCFELTGELYGVRVRVDLLARLRETQKFSGSDALRAQLAKDEAAARTVLAAAGETGLP comes from the coding sequence GTGAGGCCTGATCCGGCCTTCGGCTTGCCGCCCGAGGTGCGCGGCACCGTGTGCACCATCGGCACCTTCGATGGCGTGCATCGCGGGCATCAGCTCGTGCTGCAGCGCCTCGCCGAACGGGCGCGCAGCCATGGGCTCCCCGCCGTGCTCGTCACCTTCGAGCCGCACCCGCTCGAGGTGGTGAATCCCGCTGCCGCGCCGCCCTTGCTCACGCTCGGCGACGAGAAGAGCGAAGTGCTCGCCGAGAGCCCGCTCGACTACGTCGTGGTGCTGCCGTTCACGCCGACGCTGGCGCGCTACGAGGCGCCGGACTTCGTGGACCACGTCTTGATCGCGCGCCTCGGCGTGCGCGAGCTGCTCATCGGCTACGATCACGGGTTCGGGCGCGGCCGTTCCGGCGACGCCGACGTCCTGCGCGGCCTCGGCGCGTCGCGAGGCTTTGACGTTTCGGTGGTTGAGGCGGTGCAGGGGAGCGATGGGCGACCCATCTCGAGTACGTCGATCCGCCGGGCGATCGCCGGCGGCGACCTGACGCGCGCGGCGGACGGTCTCGGGCGTGCGTACAGCATCGGCGGCATCGTGCGGCCGGGCGACCGTCGCGGCCGCACGCTCGGGTTCCCGACGCTCAACCTCGGCGCGCCGTCGCCGCGCAAGCTGCTGCCGCCCGAGGGCGTCTACGCGGTGCGCGTGCAGACGCCGCGTGGCACGTTCGGCGGGATGATGAACCTCGGACCGCGTCCGACCTTCGGCGACGCGGCCACGGCGCTCGAAGTGCACTGCTTTGAGTTGACGGGCGAGCTGTATGGCGTGCGCGTCCGCGTGGACCTGCTCGCGCGCCTGCGCGAGACGCAGAAGTTCAGCGGGTCGGACGCCTTGCGCGCGCAGTTGGCGAAGGACGAGGCGGCGGCTCGCACGGTGCTCGCCGCCGCAGGCGAAACGGGGCTGCCCTGA
- the secD gene encoding protein translocase subunit SecD → MNSLKARLLVIAAMVIASAWALFPRTVEDRFQRDGVMVDTTYTRIPLKYGLDLRGGMHLALEIDESQQQVADVNDALERALRVIRSRIDEFGVAEPIVQRVGDRRIEVELPGIDDRERAIAVVQRSAYLRFQITDRTQALERVAPRLDQIAKARGLDVATGTSTGDSAQSSTLGGIFQTPTDSAAGDSATAPSDGPFRRYIAPGSLPGQYYVAQADVRRIERLLADSAIRNALPPGKVVRWGADSVSISTQWYRPLYVLDNRDIITGEYLVDAKPEQDPMEGAKVTFQLNNEGGRRFRNETGRNIGNNMAIVLDDKVMSAPVIQGAIGTRGQITMGGRDIQPAQDLALVLRAGALPVPLTVVETRTIGASLGADAIQAGIYSGIAAVLIVIVIMVGYYRFSGFLAVVGLFFYTMITLAILATFDATLTLPGIAGFVLSIGMAVDANFLVFERIREELDGGKSIRMAIDEGFDHAWSAIVDTHVTTALTAAILYQFGDGPVRGFAVTLLAGIIASLASAIFFVRTLYYVWLSQKKQAPTTLSI, encoded by the coding sequence ATGAACAGCCTGAAGGCACGCCTGCTCGTGATCGCCGCGATGGTGATCGCGTCGGCCTGGGCGCTCTTCCCGCGGACCGTCGAGGACCGCTTCCAGCGCGATGGCGTCATGGTGGACACCACCTACACGCGCATCCCCCTCAAGTACGGGCTCGACCTGCGCGGCGGTATGCACCTCGCGCTCGAGATCGATGAGTCGCAGCAGCAGGTGGCCGACGTCAACGACGCGCTGGAGCGCGCGCTGCGCGTCATCCGCTCGCGCATCGACGAGTTCGGCGTCGCCGAACCGATCGTGCAGCGCGTCGGCGACCGCCGCATCGAGGTCGAGCTCCCGGGCATCGACGACCGCGAGCGCGCGATCGCCGTCGTCCAGCGCTCGGCCTACCTGCGCTTCCAGATCACCGATCGCACGCAGGCGCTGGAGCGCGTCGCGCCGCGGCTCGACCAGATCGCCAAGGCCCGCGGCCTAGACGTCGCGACGGGCACGTCGACCGGCGACAGCGCGCAGTCGTCCACGCTCGGCGGCATCTTCCAGACGCCGACCGACAGCGCCGCCGGTGACAGCGCCACCGCGCCGAGCGACGGGCCGTTCCGTCGCTACATCGCGCCGGGCAGCCTGCCAGGCCAATACTACGTGGCGCAGGCCGACGTGCGGCGCATCGAGCGCCTGCTCGCCGACAGTGCGATCCGCAACGCGCTGCCGCCGGGCAAGGTCGTCCGCTGGGGCGCCGACTCGGTGAGCATCTCGACGCAGTGGTACCGTCCGCTCTACGTGCTCGACAACCGCGACATCATCACGGGCGAGTACCTCGTCGACGCGAAGCCGGAGCAGGATCCGATGGAAGGCGCCAAGGTGACCTTCCAGCTCAACAACGAAGGCGGCCGCCGCTTCCGCAACGAGACGGGCCGCAACATCGGCAACAACATGGCCATCGTCCTCGACGACAAGGTCATGAGCGCGCCGGTCATCCAGGGCGCCATCGGCACGCGCGGCCAGATCACCATGGGCGGCCGCGACATCCAGCCGGCGCAGGACCTCGCGCTGGTGCTGCGTGCCGGCGCGCTGCCCGTGCCGCTCACGGTCGTCGAGACGCGCACGATCGGCGCCTCGCTCGGCGCCGACGCGATCCAGGCCGGCATCTACTCCGGCATCGCCGCGGTGCTCATCGTCATCGTGATCATGGTCGGCTACTACCGCTTCTCGGGCTTCCTCGCGGTCGTCGGCCTGTTCTTCTACACGATGATCACGCTGGCCATCCTCGCGACCTTCGACGCCACGCTCACGCTGCCCGGCATCGCCGGCTTCGTGCTCTCGATCGGCATGGCCGTGGACGCGAACTTCCTCGTCTTCGAGCGCATCCGAGAGGAGCTCGACGGCGGGAAGTCGATCCGCATGGCCATCGACGAAGGCTTCGACCACGCCTGGAGCGCGATCGTCGACACGCACGTGACGACGGCGCTCACCGCGGCGATCCTCTACCAGTTCGGTGACGGCCCCGTCCGCGGCTTCGCCGTCACGCTGCTCGCCGGTATCATCGCCTCGCTCGCGTCCGCGATCTTCTTCGTGCGCACGCTCTACTACGTCTGGCTCTCGCAGAAGAAGCAGGCGCCCACGACCCTGAGCATCTGA
- the secF gene encoding protein translocase subunit SecF, which produces MFRILHNTSFDFVRQWRLALITVVVFVVPAIVLIPISGFNYSIEFTGGTELRLLFPQAPDVADVRASIADAGLGEAEITTFGSPNEIRIRAQDKAQVEQQASGATNVADQIETALRARYGAEGFTRLGSEAIGPRVGEELRRNAIIATLIAFGLTLIYISWRFEWRFAVAAILGTLHDTLATMVFIKYLNIEISLFVVGGILTVIGYSMNDTVVVFDRIRENLRLNRKKPLRDTINASVNETLPRTIMTGTTTLGALIAMIFLGGEVIRPFALILTFGIVVGTFSSIWVAAPLVLWIERKYPRETDATPHSRVPATRA; this is translated from the coding sequence ATGTTTCGCATCCTCCACAACACCAGCTTCGACTTCGTCCGCCAGTGGCGCCTCGCGCTGATCACGGTCGTGGTCTTCGTCGTGCCGGCCATCGTGCTCATCCCGATCTCCGGCTTCAACTACAGCATCGAGTTCACGGGCGGCACCGAGCTGCGCCTGCTCTTCCCGCAGGCGCCTGACGTCGCCGACGTGCGCGCGTCGATCGCCGACGCCGGCCTCGGCGAGGCGGAGATCACCACCTTCGGGTCGCCGAACGAGATCCGCATCCGCGCCCAGGACAAGGCGCAGGTGGAGCAGCAGGCCAGCGGCGCCACCAACGTGGCCGACCAGATCGAGACGGCGCTGCGCGCCCGCTACGGCGCCGAGGGCTTCACCCGCCTCGGCTCGGAGGCCATCGGCCCGCGCGTCGGTGAGGAGCTGCGCCGCAACGCCATCATCGCCACGCTGATCGCCTTCGGCCTGACGCTGATCTACATCTCGTGGCGCTTCGAGTGGCGTTTCGCGGTGGCGGCCATCCTCGGCACGCTCCACGACACGCTCGCGACGATGGTGTTCATCAAGTACCTGAACATCGAGATCTCGCTGTTCGTCGTCGGTGGCATCCTCACCGTCATCGGCTACTCGATGAACGACACGGTCGTCGTGTTCGACCGCATCCGCGAGAACCTGCGCCTCAACCGCAAGAAGCCGCTGCGCGACACGATCAACGCCTCGGTGAACGAGACCCTGCCGCGTACCATCATGACCGGTACGACGACGCTCGGCGCCCTCATCGCCATGATCTTCCTCGGCGGCGAGGTCATCCGGCCGTTCGCGCTGATCCTCACCTTCGGCATCGTCGTCGGCACCTTCAGCTCCATCTGGGTCGCCGCGCCGCTGGTGCTGTGGATCGAGAGGAAGTATCCGCGCGAGACCGACGCCACGCCGCACTCGCGCGTGCCGGCTACCCGCGCCTGA
- a CDS encoding TatD family hydrolase, with translation MPGGAPSVPPPFIDAHVHLGSDQFADDLPDVLQRLRDAGGVGAVCIGESLEAAQRARAIAAQHPGFVWWTAGVHPHDAAGFDPIRDAEALSEALSAGAVAVGECGLDYHYDHSPRALQRRAFAAQLALAAQYGKPVVLHTREAEDDNIAMLREAGSAGIRGVLHCFTGSPALADAGLEAGWYVSYAGVITFKKWDGDALLRRIPRDRLVIESDSPYLAPVPYRGKRNEPAWCAYTLQRLADARAEPVSELATQLVANTRRLFALA, from the coding sequence GTGCCTGGCGGGGCCCCGTCCGTTCCGCCGCCGTTCATCGACGCGCACGTCCACCTCGGCAGCGACCAGTTCGCGGACGACCTGCCGGACGTGCTGCAGCGACTCCGCGACGCCGGCGGGGTGGGTGCCGTGTGCATCGGCGAGTCGCTGGAGGCTGCGCAGCGCGCGCGGGCCATCGCGGCACAGCATCCAGGATTCGTCTGGTGGACCGCTGGCGTCCATCCGCACGATGCGGCAGGCTTTGACCCCATCCGCGACGCCGAGGCCCTCAGCGAGGCGCTGAGCGCCGGCGCGGTGGCAGTGGGGGAGTGCGGCCTCGACTACCACTACGACCACTCGCCGCGCGCCCTGCAGCGCCGTGCCTTCGCCGCCCAGCTCGCCCTGGCGGCACAGTACGGCAAGCCGGTGGTGCTGCACACCCGCGAGGCCGAGGACGACAACATCGCCATGCTGCGGGAGGCCGGCAGCGCCGGCATCCGCGGCGTCCTGCATTGCTTCACCGGCTCGCCGGCCCTCGCCGACGCCGGCCTCGAGGCCGGCTGGTACGTCTCCTACGCCGGTGTCATCACGTTCAAGAAGTGGGACGGCGACGCGCTGCTGCGCCGTATCCCGCGCGATCGCCTCGTCATCGAGAGCGACAGCCCCTACCTCGCGCCCGTGCCGTATCGCGGCAAGCGCAACGAGCCGGCCTGGTGTGCGTACACGTTGCAGCGGCTCGCCGATGCCCGCGCGGAGCCTGTCAGTGAACTCGCCACGCAACTCGTGGCGAACACCCGACGCCTCTTCGCGCTCGCCTAA
- a CDS encoding formate--tetrahydrofolate ligase gives MSVPSDIEIAQAAKLRPITDVAKEIGLGPDDLDLYGKYKAKVSLELAERPAKGKLVLVTAINPTAAGEGKTTTSVGLAQAFRKLGKNAVLCIREPSLGPVFGVKGGAAGGGYSQVLPMDDINLHFTGDFHAISSAHALLAAMLDNHLQQGNALNIDPRRITWPRTIDMNDRALRKVVIGLGGPAEGVVREERFVIIPASEVMAILALATSFDDLEQRLGNIIVGSTYGADRKPIYARDLNAQGAMAMLLKDAIRPNLVQTLEGGPAFVHAGPFGNIAHGCNSILATRAGLAVGDIVVTEAGFGSDLGAEKFFDIKCRFGGLKPDAAVLVATIRALKMNGGAKKTELAKEDLDALKKGVVNLEHHIANVRQFGMELVVALNRFHTDTDAEIAMVTEAAKKAGARMALSEVFAKGGEGGIAVANEVLDILAKGGSKFAPIYDAKLPIKQKIDTIVKKVYGGDGAEYSAKAERAIAYLESIGLGETPVCMAKTQYSLSDDATKLGRPTGFKVTVNDVYPVAGAGFIVAQCGEIMTMPGLPKVPAAEKMRVLKDGSITGLF, from the coding sequence ATGAGCGTCCCCTCCGACATCGAGATCGCCCAGGCAGCCAAGCTCCGGCCCATCACCGACGTGGCCAAGGAGATCGGCCTCGGGCCCGACGACCTCGACCTCTACGGCAAGTACAAGGCCAAGGTCTCCCTCGAGCTCGCCGAGCGCCCCGCCAAGGGCAAGCTCGTGCTCGTCACCGCGATCAACCCGACCGCGGCCGGCGAGGGCAAGACGACCACCTCAGTGGGCCTCGCCCAAGCCTTCCGCAAGCTCGGCAAGAACGCCGTGCTCTGCATCCGCGAGCCCTCGTTGGGCCCGGTGTTCGGCGTGAAGGGCGGCGCCGCCGGCGGCGGCTACTCGCAGGTGCTGCCGATGGACGACATCAACCTGCACTTCACGGGAGACTTCCACGCCATCAGCTCCGCCCACGCGCTGCTGGCGGCGATGCTCGACAATCACCTGCAGCAGGGCAACGCGCTCAACATCGATCCGCGCCGCATCACCTGGCCGCGCACGATCGACATGAACGACCGCGCGCTCCGCAAGGTCGTCATCGGCCTCGGCGGCCCCGCCGAAGGCGTGGTGCGCGAGGAGCGCTTCGTCATCATCCCCGCCTCCGAAGTGATGGCGATCCTCGCCTTGGCGACCAGCTTCGACGATCTCGAACAGCGCCTCGGCAACATCATCGTCGGCTCCACGTATGGTGCCGACCGCAAGCCGATCTACGCCCGCGACCTCAACGCGCAGGGCGCGATGGCGATGCTCCTCAAGGACGCGATCCGCCCGAACCTCGTGCAGACGCTCGAGGGCGGCCCGGCGTTCGTGCACGCCGGCCCCTTCGGCAACATCGCGCACGGCTGCAACTCCATCCTCGCCACGCGCGCCGGCCTCGCCGTCGGCGACATCGTCGTCACGGAAGCCGGCTTCGGCTCCGACCTCGGCGCCGAGAAGTTCTTCGACATCAAGTGCCGCTTCGGCGGGCTCAAGCCCGATGCCGCGGTGCTCGTCGCGACGATCCGCGCGCTCAAGATGAACGGCGGCGCCAAGAAGACCGAGCTCGCCAAGGAAGACCTCGACGCGCTCAAGAAGGGCGTCGTGAACCTCGAGCACCACATCGCGAACGTGCGGCAGTTCGGCATGGAGTTGGTGGTCGCGCTCAATCGCTTCCACACCGACACCGACGCGGAGATCGCGATGGTCACCGAGGCCGCGAAGAAGGCCGGCGCCCGCATGGCCCTCAGCGAAGTCTTCGCGAAGGGCGGGGAAGGCGGCATCGCCGTCGCGAACGAGGTGCTCGACATCCTCGCCAAGGGCGGCAGCAAGTTCGCGCCCATCTACGACGCCAAGCTGCCGATCAAGCAGAAGATCGACACCATCGTGAAGAAGGTGTATGGCGGCGACGGCGCCGAGTACTCGGCGAAGGCTGAGCGTGCCATCGCATACCTCGAGAGCATCGGCCTCGGCGAGACGCCGGTCTGCATGGCCAAGACGCAGTACTCGCTGTCCGACGACGCCACCAAGCTCGGGCGCCCGACGGGCTTCAAGGTGACCGTGAACGACGTGTATCCCGTTGCAGGCGCCGGCTTCATCGTGGCGCAGTGCGGCGAGATCATGACCATGCCTGGCCTTCCCAAGGTGCCTGCCGCCGAGAAGATGCGCGTGCTCAAGGACGGCTCCATCACCGGACTCTTCTAA
- a CDS encoding RidA family protein, with the protein MTPSIKLVSTTEAPAAIGPYSQATIAGGFLFTAGQIPLDPTSGDIVAGDVVAQATQVLANLAAVLKAAGCGWGDVVKTTVFLTDMADFPRVNEVYAATLGAARPARSTVQVSALPRGVNVEIELVAKLPG; encoded by the coding sequence ATGACGCCTTCCATCAAGCTGGTGTCCACGACCGAGGCCCCGGCCGCGATCGGTCCGTACTCGCAGGCCACGATCGCCGGCGGCTTCCTCTTCACCGCCGGACAGATTCCCCTCGACCCCACGTCGGGGGACATCGTGGCGGGCGACGTCGTCGCGCAGGCGACGCAGGTGCTGGCCAACCTCGCGGCCGTCCTCAAGGCCGCAGGCTGCGGCTGGGGCGACGTCGTGAAGACCACCGTGTTCCTCACCGACATGGCGGATTTCCCGCGCGTCAACGAGGTCTACGCGGCGACGCTCGGCGCCGCGCGCCCCGCGCGCTCGACGGTGCAGGTGAGCGCGCTCCCGCGCGGCGTGAACGTCGAGATCGAACTCGTCGCCAAGCTGCCGGGCTGA
- a CDS encoding UDP-2,3-diacylglucosamine diphosphatase, whose product MLPGPVYLLSDAHLGVAPEDAERALVSLLRAMPGEAGALVINGDLYDFWFEWQHVMPRSGLRVLGELARLVDGGLPVVWIAGNHDCWGGDILRRDIGVTYHEGPWRGELGGWSTVIEHGDGLREKEDAPYRRLRSVLRHPWAIRAYRWLHPDFATRVALRSSHTSRNMRPRDGGEGLRKVAHERLHGADAPQLLVFGHSHVPTLERIGRGVFANPGAWLDAPRLLRITPDEVALARWDGHALVHEQSLSRA is encoded by the coding sequence ATGCTTCCCGGCCCCGTCTACCTGCTCTCGGATGCGCACCTCGGCGTCGCGCCGGAGGACGCGGAGCGCGCGCTCGTCAGCCTCCTGCGGGCGATGCCCGGTGAGGCGGGTGCGCTGGTCATCAACGGGGACCTCTACGACTTTTGGTTCGAGTGGCAGCACGTCATGCCGCGCAGCGGCCTGCGGGTGCTGGGCGAGCTCGCGCGACTGGTGGATGGTGGACTCCCGGTCGTGTGGATCGCCGGCAATCACGATTGCTGGGGTGGCGACATCCTGCGCCGCGACATCGGCGTCACCTACCACGAGGGCCCGTGGCGCGGCGAGCTCGGCGGCTGGTCGACCGTGATCGAGCACGGCGACGGCCTGCGTGAGAAGGAGGACGCGCCGTACCGCCGCCTGCGCAGCGTCCTGCGGCACCCCTGGGCCATCCGCGCGTACCGCTGGCTGCACCCCGACTTCGCCACGCGCGTGGCACTCCGCAGCTCGCACACGAGCCGCAACATGCGGCCGCGCGACGGCGGCGAGGGGCTGCGCAAGGTGGCGCACGAGCGCCTGCACGGCGCAGACGCGCCGCAGCTGCTGGTGTTCGGGCACTCGCACGTGCCCACGCTGGAACGCATCGGCCGCGGCGTCTTCGCGAACCCGGGTGCCTGGCTCGATGCACCCCGCCTCCTGCGCATCACGCCAGACGAGGTTGCGCTCGCGCGCTGGGACGGTCACGCGCTCGTGCACGAGCAGTCCCTCTCGCGGGCGTAG
- a CDS encoding acyl-CoA thioesterase: MESRSEIRVRYAETDQMGVAYHANYLIWCEVGRTDLIRQLGMSYADMERRGVMLAVADAHLRYHASARYDDLVRIVTRLTGVRSRMVTFAYDLRRVDASGADGERLASATTTLVSLDRDGRPVALPADIRAMLEAAVSAEPA; the protein is encoded by the coding sequence ATGGAGAGTCGCTCCGAGATCCGGGTCCGCTACGCCGAAACCGACCAGATGGGTGTGGCCTACCACGCCAACTACCTCATCTGGTGCGAGGTGGGCCGTACCGACCTCATCCGGCAGCTCGGCATGAGCTATGCCGACATGGAGCGCCGCGGTGTCATGCTCGCCGTGGCCGACGCGCACCTGCGCTACCACGCCAGCGCCCGCTACGATGACCTCGTCCGGATCGTCACCCGCCTCACGGGAGTACGCTCCCGCATGGTGACCTTCGCCTATGACCTCCGGCGCGTCGACGCGTCCGGCGCCGACGGCGAACGGCTGGCCAGCGCCACGACCACCCTCGTCTCGCTCGACCGTGATGGGCGCCCCGTCGCGTTGCCGGCGGACATCCGCGCCATGCTCGAGGCGGCTGTCTCGGCGGAACCCGCATGA
- the lptE gene encoding LPS assembly lipoprotein LptE has protein sequence MKRVLLLVALLIATGCYSFAGGGLPAHVRTVAVLPFDNESGSPELPRELQDALRDGMQSRLGLRDASEERASAIVRGRITRYEFDIPVAFSADPTQATSARRRLRVQVNIEIVDQVTGRVLWSRSGMTAEGEYAERNEVAGRRQAIDRIVNDVIEGAQSQW, from the coding sequence ATGAAGCGCGTCCTGCTCCTCGTCGCACTGCTCATCGCAACGGGCTGCTACAGCTTTGCCGGTGGCGGCCTGCCCGCGCACGTGCGCACGGTGGCCGTGCTCCCCTTCGACAACGAGTCGGGCAGCCCCGAACTTCCCCGCGAGCTGCAGGACGCATTGCGCGACGGGATGCAGAGCCGCCTCGGACTCCGCGACGCCAGCGAGGAGCGCGCCAGCGCCATCGTCCGCGGGCGCATCACGCGCTACGAGTTCGACATCCCCGTCGCGTTCAGCGCCGACCCCACCCAGGCCACCTCGGCCCGGCGTCGGCTCCGTGTCCAAGTGAACATCGAAATCGTCGATCAGGTGACCGGCCGCGTGCTCTGGTCCCGGAGCGGCATGACCGCCGAGGGCGAGTACGCCGAGCGCAACGAAGTGGCCGGTCGCCGTCAGGCCATCGACCGCATCGTGAACGACGTCATCGAGGGAGCGCAATCGCAATGGTGA
- the rfaE2 gene encoding D-glycero-beta-D-manno-heptose 1-phosphate adenylyltransferase, with amino-acid sequence MSAPATAASKVRSRDEARRWREACAGPVAFTNGVFDLLHPGHVDVLEGARREGAQLIVGVNSDASVRRLNKGPERPIRSERERAYVLAALACVDCVVVFDEDTPAELVAALQPDVIVKGGDYRPEDVAGGETVRARGGRVVIIPLTPGHSTTATVQKLKSHG; translated from the coding sequence TTGAGCGCGCCGGCGACCGCCGCGTCGAAGGTCCGCAGCCGCGACGAGGCCCGACGGTGGCGTGAGGCCTGCGCCGGCCCCGTGGCCTTCACCAACGGCGTCTTCGACCTCCTGCATCCCGGACACGTGGATGTCCTCGAAGGCGCGCGCCGCGAGGGCGCGCAGCTCATCGTCGGGGTGAACAGCGACGCCTCGGTGCGCCGGCTCAACAAGGGCCCCGAGCGCCCCATTCGCAGCGAGCGGGAGCGCGCCTACGTCCTGGCGGCGCTGGCCTGCGTCGATTGCGTCGTGGTGTTCGACGAAGACACCCCCGCGGAACTCGTCGCGGCGCTGCAACCCGACGTCATCGTCAAGGGCGGGGATTACCGCCCCGAAGACGTCGCCGGCGGCGAGACGGTGCGCGCCCGCGGCGGCCGCGTCGTCATCATCCCGCTCACGCCCGGTCACTCCACCACTGCCACCGTGCAGAAGCTCAAATCCCATGGCTGA